In Xenopus tropicalis strain Nigerian chromosome 5, UCB_Xtro_10.0, whole genome shotgun sequence, one genomic interval encodes:
- the LOC116411010 gene encoding vomeronasal type-2 receptor 26-like, translating to YDCVPCVDGEISNTSDAPSCFRCPGYEMSNKQRTACVPKMINYLSYEETLGASLASIALVLFLTTSAVQGVFVKYWETPIVRANNRNLSCLLLISLMLCFLCTLLFIGRPTQICCLLRQVTFGVVFTISVSSVLAKTLTVIIAFNATKPGSKLKKCISSQVPIVFVTICSLGKIGICLIWMAFDPPFLEVDIFSERNTIILQCNEGSVTFFFCIIGYIGTLALLSFIAAFLAKDFPDRFNEAKNITFSMLGFCSVWGAFVPAYLSSKGSRMVAVEIFAILSSSAGLLGCIFAPKCYIIFLRPQLNTKVTVCRIH from the exons tatgactgtgtcccgTGTGTAGATGGGGAAATATCCAACACATCAG ATGCTCCAAGTTGCTTCAGATGCCCTGGGTATGAAATGTCCAATAAACAGAGAACTGCTTGTGTTCCCAAAATGATAAACTACCTTTCCTATGAGGAGACTCTGGGGGCCAGTTTGGCTTCCATTGCCTTGGTGCTCTTCCTCACAACTTCTGCAGTACAGGGAgtttttgtgaaatattgggagactcctatagtgagagccaataaccgaaatctcagctgtctcctcctcatctctctcatgttgtgtttcctctgcactttattattcattgggcgcccaactcagatatgttgtctcctccgacaagtaacatttggggttgtatttactatttctgtttcttctgtgttggctaaaactctcacagttattattgccttcaatgccacaaagcctgggagcaagctgaagaagtgcATCAGCTCTCAAGTGCCTATTGTATTTGTGACTATATGCTCTTTGGGCAAAATTGGAATCTGTTTAATCTGGATGGCCTTTGATCCCCCATTTCTGGAAGTTGATATATTTTCTGAGAGgaacaccattattttacagtgCAATGAGGGATCTGttactttcttcttctgtataattggatatataggaacgttggccctactaagtttcattgctgcatttctagccaaggatttccctgaccgatttaatgaggctaaaaacatcactttcagtatgttggggttctgtagcgtgtggggggcatttgtccctgcatacctgagcagtaagggcagtagaatggtggcagttgagatatttgccatcttatcctccagtgctgggttattgggctgtatatttgccccaaagtgttacattatatttctcaGGCCTCAACTGAACACAAAAGTAACTGTTTGCCGAATTCACTAA
- the LOC101732922 gene encoding uncharacterized protein LOC101732922 — protein sequence MELQVSKAEGDLPGLAFLDTARGVNPIVQKLPYNLQERWMAHGSKFKQTYNVTFPPFTVFVDFVYQQAKMRNDPSFDLTLPHATHSVPNTRKAVTVHKTNVSSSGSFHRSADSSQEETNNKDPGKQCPLHQRPHPLLKCRAFRGKSIDDRKAFLKENHICYKCCSSTSHLAKDCKVSVKCTECDSTHHNTALHPGPAPWTLPHNKGTSEHGGEEGDTATTTPEVTSQCTEVCKGAIGGRSCSKICLVKVYPKGQRDKAIRLYAIMDDQSNGSLACPAFFDLFNIKGPSIPYSLKTCAGVIETAGRKASGYQVESIDGQICLPLPPITECSRIPDNRTEIPTPDAALHHAHLKCITHLIPELDPKAQIMLLLGRDILRVHKARDQINGPHNAPYAQKLDLGWVIIGDVCLGDVHRPTNINTLYTNTLENGRPSLFQPCPNRFLIKEIQNNAYLTNLLGESYPCAKDDDHLGCNVFQRSKNDNQLSLSIEDKIFLEIMDQGPDLNNKLLGVLIRFRKDPIAFIADIQQMFHSFLVREDHRNFLRFFWFRDNDPAKDVLEYRMKVHVFGNSPSPAVAIYGLRRSAQEGEVDYGRDVTQFVERDFYVDDGLKSSPSEETAISLLKRTQDMLACSNLRLHKIASNSIEVMKAFPSQDHANDLRDLDLGTDTLPVQRSLGLNWDLKSDTFTFQVNKDEKPFTRRGVLSTVNSLYDPLGFAAPVTVQGKALLRELTVESCDWDSPLPAAKEQVWIEWRDSLGALSSIQIPRQYTCTPAAGRKERKLCIFSDASTKAIAAVAYLKTVDCKGQCHIGFIMGKAKLTPQPEHTIPRLELCAAVLAVEMAELITSEIDLQLSEAEFYTDSKVVLGYICNETRRFYVYVSNRILRIRRSTHPKQWHYVPSEKNPADHATRAVPAACLKQTSWFTGPSFLYSSEQNDPADGYELIDTTSDPEIRPQVSTLCTDTSSMHLGSHRFKRFSTWKSLVRSITCLLHIVKSFKKGFPSTSNCKGWHYCQRAHTVDELEQARNIILLSVQQETYAKGLECIKSKKAISKDSVLKKLDPFIDENGLLRVGGRIMKATLEQEEKNPLIIPSNHHIASLLVLHYHQQTRHQGRLFTEGALRAAGFWIVGAKKLVSSVIFKCVTCRKLRGMFQTQKMANLPADRLSTEPPFTNVGLDVFGPWSVTSRHTRGGHANSKRWAVMFTCLSIRAVHIEVIESMDTSSFVNALRRFISIRGPVKNIYSDRGTNFVGACKELNIPSNIDKNLVEKYLSDQGCAWTFNPPHSSHMGGAWERMIGIARRILDSMFLQEGSTRLTHETLTTFMAEVAAIMNARPLTSVSNDPEDPFILTPSTLLTQKVSTIKAPPGEFDTKDLYKRQWRQVQSLANTFWDKWKKQYIFTLQSRNKWQSDKQNIEPGNIVLMKDSQIKRNEWPLGLITRVFPSEDGKVRKVEVKVVRQNETKLFLRPISELILLLSSTELSNG from the exons ATGGAACTTCAGGTTTCTAAAGCCGAAGGAGACTTACCAGGACTTGCATTCCTGGACACAGCCAGAGGTGTTAACCCCATAGTGCAAAAGCTACCCTACAACTTGCAAGAACGGTGGATGGCACATGGGTCTAAATTCAAACAAACATACAATGTCACATTTCCCCCCTTCACTGTGTTTGTGGACTTTGTATACCAGCAAGCCAAGATGAGGaatgaccccagttttgatcTCACTCTGCCACATGCCACCCATTCAGTACCTAATACTCGCAaagcagtaacagttcacaaaactaatgTTTCCTCTTCAGGTTCTTTCCACAGATCTGCTGACAGCTCTCAGGAGGAGACAAACAACAAAGACCCTGGTAAGCAGTGTCCCCTACACCAAAGGCCTCACCCTCTTctgaaatgcagagccttcagaGGAAAGTCCATAGATGACCGCAAAGCCTTCCTAAAGGAAAACCACATCTGctacaagtgctgctcatcaacatctcaccttgccaaggactgtaaggtcagtgtaaaatgcacagaatgtgacagcacacacCACAACACAGCAttacaccctgggccagccccgtgGACATTACCTCACAACAAGGGTACTAGCGagcatggcggggaggaaggtGACACTGCTACAACTACACCAGAGGTCACTTCACAATGTACAGAAGTCTGCAAAGGAGCCATAGGTGGCAGATCCTGCTCCAAAATCTGCTTAGTCAAAGTATACCCGAAAGGCCAAAGGGATAAAGCTATTAGACTTTATGCAATCATGGACGATCAGAGTAATGGATCTCTAGCCTGTCCAGCCTTCTTTGATTTATTCAATATCAAAGGCCCAAGCATTCCTTACTCCTTAAAGACTTGTGCAGGAGTTATTGAGACAGCAGGGAGGAAGGCATCTGGCTACCAAgtagagtccatagatggacaAATATGCTTGCCTTTGCCACCTATAACTGAGTGCAGTCGGATACCAGATAATAGGACTGAGATCCCTACACCAGATGCAGCACTGCACCATGCACACTTGAAATGTATAACGCACTTAATCCCTGAACTTGACCCTAAGGCCCAGATAATGCTTCTTCTTGGAAGAGATATCCTACGGGTCCACAAAGCAAGGGACCAGATAAATGGTCCTCACAATGCACCTTATGCTCAGAAGCTAGACCTTGGATGGGTCATCATAGGTGATGTATGCCTGGGAGATGTACACAGACCAACCAACATCAACACTCTGTATACTAACACATTAGAGAATGGCCGCCCTTCTCTTTTTCAACCATGTCCAAATCGCTTTCTGATTAAAGAGATTCAGAATAACGCTTATCTAACcaacctcttaggagagagctatCCCTGCGCTAAGGATGATGATCATTTGGGTTGCAACGTGTTCCAGAGATCCAAAAATGACAATCAACTTTCCCTTTCCATAGAGGACAAAATCTTCCTGGAAATCATGGATCAAG GTCCAGACCTCAACAACAAACTCTTGGGGGTACTCATACGTTTCCGCAAAGACCCTATTGCCTTTATAGCAGACATCCAGCAAATGTTCCACAGCTTTCTTGTGAGAGAAGATCATAGGAACTTCTTGAGATTCTTCTGGTTCAGAGACAATGATCCAGCGAAAGATGTCCTAGAGTACCGCATGAAAGTGCATGTGTTTGgaaacagcccttcccctgcagtggccatatatgggctcaGACGGTCTGCCCAGGAAGGAGAAGTTGACTATGGCAGAGATGTCACACAATTTGTTGAGAGAGACTTTTATGTAGATGATGGTCTGAAATCATCACCCTCTGAGGAGACAGCAATCAGTCTGCTTAAGAGAACACAAGACATGCTAGCCTGTTCCAAcctcagactgcacaaaatagccTCCAACAGCATAGAGGTAATGAAAGCCTTCCCTTCCCAAGACCATGCTAATGATTTAAGAGACCTAGATTTGGGTACAGACACATTACCTGTACAACGCAGCCTTGGCCTAAACTGGGACTTGAAATCtgacacatttacatttcaagTGAACAAGGATGAGAAACCCTTCACTCGCAGAGGAGTCTTATCTACAGTAAATAGTTTGTATGACCCTCTAGGATTTGCAGCTCCAGTGACTGTTCAAGGCAAAGCTCTACTACGAGAACTAACTGTGGAATCTTGTGACTGGGattccccactcccagcagcaaaGGAACAAGTCTGGATAGAATGGAGAGACTCTTTAGGAGCATTGTCTAGCATTCAAATTCCAAGGCAATACACTTGTACTCCTGCTGCAGGAAGAAAAGAAAGGAAGCTTTGTATATTTTCCGATGCTTCAACCAAAGCAATAGCTGCTGTTGCCTACCTTAAGACTGTAGATTGCAAAGGACAGTGCCACATTGGATTCATTATGGGTAAAGCAAAACTAACTCCACAACCTGAGCACACTATACCCAGATTAGAGCTATGTGCAGCTGTGTTAGCAGTGGAAATGGCTGAACTCATCACTTCAGAAATTGATCTTCAACTAAGTGAGGCTGAATTCTACACAGATAGCAAGGTAGTGTTGGGCTACATCTGCAATGAGACCAGACGATTCTATGTCTATGTAAGCAACAGAATTCTGCGCATACGGAGATCAACACACCCaaaacaatggcactatgtacctTCTGAGAAAAATCCAGCAGATCATGCAACAAGAGCTGTACCCGCAGCTTGTTTAAAACAAACCTCCTGGTTTACAGGGCCTTCTTTCCTGTATTCATCTGAACAGAATGACCCTGCTGATGGGTATGAACTAATTGATACAACATCTGATCCAGAGATTCGTCCACAAGTATCTACACTCTGCACTGATACTTCAAGTATGCACCTTGGGTCTCATCGCTTCAAGAGGTTCTCCACTTGGAAGTCTCTAGTCAGATCTATTACCTGTCTGCTTCATATAGTGAAGTCCTTCAAGAAGGGTTTCCCTTCAACATCCAACTGCAAAGGCTGGCACTACTGTCAAAGGGCACATACCGTTGATGAACTTGAGCAAGCCAGAAACATCATTCTTCTAAGTGTACAGCAGGAAACATATGCTAAAGGGCTTGAGTGTATCAAAAGCAAAAAGGCTATTTCCAAAGACAGTGTGTTAAAGAAACTTGACCCATTTATTGATGAAAATGGCTTACTGAGAGTTGGTGGTCGCATCATGAAAGCTACACTTGAACAAGAAGAGAAAAACCCACTGATAATTCCCAGCAATCATCACATTGCATCTTTACTTGTTCTACATTATCACCAACAGACAAGACACCAAGGACGTCTGTTTACAGAAGGTGCCCTGCGTGCAGCAGGATTCTGGATAGTTGGAGCAAAGAAACTTGTAAGTAGTGTTATCTTCAAATGTGTCACTTGCAGGAAACTTCGTGGCATGTTTCAGACTCAGAAAATGGCTAATCTGCCAGCAGACAGACTTAGTACTGAACCTCCATTTACAAATGTTGGCCTTGATGTATTTGGCCCCTGGTCTGTGACTTCACGCCATACTAGAGGGGGTCACGCTAATAGCAAACGCTGGGCAGTAATGTTTACTTGTTTGAGTATCCGGGCAGTACACATAGAGGTTATTGAATCCATGGATACTTCCAGTTTTGTCAATGCTCTCAGGAGATTCATATCAATTCGAGGGCCAGTGAAAAACATTTACTCTGATAGAGGGACTAATTTTGTGGGAGCCTGTAAAGAGCTAAACATTCCTTCAAACATTGACAAAAATCTTGTTGAAAAATACTTGTCTGACCAAGGTTGTGCATGGACATTCAACCCTCCTCATTCTTCCCACATGGGAGGTGCTTGGGAAAGGATGATAGGAATAGCACGCAGAATTCTTGATTCTATGTTCTTACAGGAAGGGTCAACAAGGCTTACTCATGAGACTCTCACTACTTTCATGGCAGAAGTAGCAGCCATTATGAATGCCAGACCTTTGACCTCTGTATCCAATGACCCTGAGGATCCCTTCATACTTACTCCATCCACCTTGCTTACTCAAAAGGTCAGTACCATCAAAGCTCCTCCTGGTGAGTTTGATACCAAAGACTTATATAAGCGCCAGTGGAGACAAGTTCAAAGTCTTGCTAATACCTTTTGGGACAAATGGAAGAAGCAGTACATCTTCACCTTACAGTCTAGGAATAAGTGGCAGTCTGACAAACAGAACATTGAACCTGGCAACATTGTTCTCATGAAAGACTCTCAGATCAAGAGAAATGAGTGGCCTCTAGGACTTATCACCAGAGTTTTCCCAAGTGAGGATGGAAAAGTCCGGAAAGTGGAGGTCAAGGTTGTAAGGCAGAATGAGACTAAACTTTTCCTTAGACCTATATCTGAACTAATCCTATTGCTTTCTTCCACAGAACTTTCAAATGGGTGA